The Myxococcota bacterium genome includes the window CGCCCCCGAGGCGGTGGCCGATGTCTGCACCGGCGCCGCCGCCCAGTCGAGTCGCGTCGTCGCGCCGGCAAACTTCAACGGCCCCGCCCAGACCGTCATCTCGGGCGATGCCGCGGCGGTCGAGATCGCCTGCAGTCGCGCCCTGAGCGAGGGCGCGAAGCGGGCGGTGCCCCTCGAGGTTTCCGCGCCCTTCCACTGCGCACTGATGCGTCCGGCGGCCGAGAAACTGGCGCTCGAACTCGCCCGGGTCCGCTTCCACGCCCCGGCGGCGCCCCTCGTGACCAATGTCGAGGCGATCGCCTGCGAAGACGCCAGGCGCTTCCCCTCCCTCTTGGAAGAGCAGGTGACGGCCCCCGTGCGCTTCACGGAAATGATTGGTTTCCTCTCGGGGGCGGGGGTGACCCAGGTCCTGGAGGTCGGTCCGGGCCGGGTCCTGACAGGACTCGTGGCGCGGATCGAGCGGGGCCTGAAACGGAGCGCGGTCGGAGCTGCCGAGCAGATCGACGCCGCGCTTTCGTTCGTCGCCGAAGGGCGCTAACGGATACGGCGACGGAGGGAGGGACGGAATGGCGCTGGAGCAGCGAGTCTCCGAGTTGATCGTGGAACAACTCGGTGTGACCCAGGAAGAGATCAAGCCGGAAGCGTCGTTCATCGACGATCTGGGCGCGGACTCTCTGGACATCGTCGAGCTCGTGATGGCGATGGAAGAGGAGTTCGACATCGAGATCCCGGACGAGGACGCCGAGCGGATCCAGACGATCGGAGACGCGACGGCCTACCTCAAGGAGAAGCTCGGAGCGTGACCGCCGCCTCTGCGCGTCGCAGCGTCGTCGTCACCGGCGTCGGTTGCGCGAGTCCGCTCGGGGCGACCCTGGACACGACCTGGTCCGCCGCTGCGGCTGGCGAGAGCGGCATTCGCGCGATCACCCGCTTCGATTCGTCGGAGTACCCGGTGCACTTCGCTGGCGAGGTGCCCGGCGAGATCGACTTGTCGGACGTGCCCGCGAAGGAGGCGCGTCGGCTGGATCGAACGATCGTGCTCGCCCTCGGCGCGACGCGTGAGGCGCTGCAGGGGTCGAAGCTCCAGATCGACGACAGCAACCGCACGCGCGTCGGTGTGGCGGTGGGCTCGGGGATCGGAGGGCTCGAGACGATCGAGCGCGGCGTCGAGGCGCTCGTCACGTCCGGGCCGCGTCGCGTCCAGCCGTTCATGATTCCGATGACGATCTGCAACATGACGAGCGGCTACATCGCCATTCG containing:
- the fabD gene encoding ACP S-malonyltransferase, yielding MLALLFPGQGSQAVGMGRDAYEASPEARAVFEAADAALGFSLSGLCFEGPEEELVRTEIQQPAILTTSVALLRALEARGELRPSFFAGHSLGEYTALVAAGALDFEDAVRLVHARGRFMQEAVPEGKGAMAAVLGLAPEAVADVCTGAAAQSSRVVAPANFNGPAQTVISGDAAAVEIACSRALSEGAKRAVPLEVSAPFHCALMRPAAEKLALELARVRFHAPAAPLVTNVEAIACEDARRFPSLLEEQVTAPVRFTEMIGFLSGAGVTQVLEVGPGRVLTGLVARIERGLKRSAVGAAEQIDAALSFVAEGR
- the acpP gene encoding acyl carrier protein; translation: MALEQRVSELIVEQLGVTQEEIKPEASFIDDLGADSLDIVELVMAMEEEFDIEIPDEDAERIQTIGDATAYLKEKLGA